A window of Brachyhypopomus gauderio isolate BG-103 unplaced genomic scaffold, BGAUD_0.2 sc61, whole genome shotgun sequence genomic DNA:
TGGATCAGCTGAGAAGAGCTGGGTTTTTACCCTGGATCTGCTGAGAAGAGCTGGGTTTTTACCCTGGATCAGCTGAGAAGAGCTGGGTTTTTACCCTGGATCTGCTGAGAAGAGCTGGGTTTTTACCCTGGATCAGCTGAGAAGAGCTGGGTTTTTACCCTGGATCAGCTGAGAAGAGCTGGGTTTTTACCCTGGATCAGCTGAGAAGAGCTGGGTTTTTACCCTGGATCAGCTGAGAAGAGCTGGGTTTTTACCCTGGATCTGCTGAGAAGAGCTGGGTTTTTACCCTGGATCAGCTGAGAAGAGCTGGGTTTTTACCCTGGATCAGCTGAGAAGAGCTGGGTTTTTACCCTGGATCAGCTGAGAAGAGCTGGGTTTTTACCCTGGATCAGCTGAGAAGAGCTGGGTTTTTCTTGCCCACGTTCATTATCCTCTGGCTTGATGCTAGGCAAACAGGACACTAACATCTGAACATACAGATGCTCCTCTCAGTGTTACAATGTCATTTTGAAGAATGGGTCTGTCTCATAGTGTACCTATGGAGGAGAGACGTGTGAGCGTGGGCGTGGCATTACCTGGGGTCCTGAAGACCTCGCTGATGAGTGGCTCGCTGACGGAGGGAGTGACCCCGCTGCCCGTGCTGTAGCTCCAACTCTCCCACCAAAACTTGAGCAGCAACATCTGAGCGTGTGTGGCCTGCATCACCAAGTGTGGCAGCTCAAACATACACTCGCTTATGGACACCGAGGACCTCTTCGacctgagggagagagggagagagggaaagatctGTGAGCACATCTTCAGAAGGTCCAGGCTCTGTTGTGGTTCAGGGGAGCTGGCATGTCGAACTAAGAGATCCCGTCCAAGCCAATCActaccagggtgtgtgtgtgtgtgtgtgtgacctgcttCAGATAGGGCAGCTGGAGAGATGGAACACACACTGAAGTCTTTCCACCACTCAGCTCAGAAGTCTCGGAGAACCGTTTTTTCCAGGAGGCAGGATGCCTGTGACAGGGGTTTTGCCATCAATATAACTGCCGTATGATTTATAGCAAGGAACATCACAGGAACCTGAGCCTGAGAGTAATACTGCCCATTTAACGTGGCCTTGAGCGGGAGCACACACTGACAGACAggaagatggatggagagaTGAGGTAACAGGGCTGTCAGAGAGACTGCTGCTCACCCTTGTCAGTCCCAGTGGGGGACACACTCATTCATCTTTCACTGCCAGAGCAATcggccactcacacacacacacacacacacacacacacactgcatgcaaCATAtactacacacatgcacgcagacAATCTTACACCCTGCTTGCAAAACATACTGCacacgtgctctctctctctctccctcacacacacacacacacacacacacacacacacacacacacacacacacacacacacacatgtcgcACGCAACAAGCAGTCATCACAGGCCAACCCCTGAGGTGAGAGAAGTAGGAGGGAAAGGAAGTGGAGTATCCAGCTGGAATCATTACAAGCTTCTATTAACTCAGCCGTAGACCGAGCATGCGGAACTCTCTAGAACACTGGCACTGCCTGGGCACCTCTGCCCAGCGCCCACTCatgccatctctctccctccccctccctctgtaCCCAGACCCGGACAAAACGCTGCCTTGGTGAACACCATGTGTGGCCGTTGTGAGCCAGGGCAGGCTGCTCACCATACGCGAGATTATACGCAAAACCCGCACAGCTTATCTGCCAGATTATACTGTAAACCCGCACAGCCTATCTGCCAGATTATACTGCAAACCCCCACAGCCTATCAGCCAGATTATACTGTAAACCCGCACAGCTTATCTGCCAGATTATACTGTAAACCAACACACCCTATCTGCCAGATTATACTGTAAACCCGCACAGCCTATCTGCCAGATTATACTGTAAACCAACACACCCTATCTGCCAGATTATACTGTAAACCCGCACAGCCTATCTGCCAGATTATACTGCAAACCCGCACAGCCTATCTGCCAGATTATACTGTAAACGCACACAGCCTATCTGCCAGATTATACTGTAAACCAACACAGCCTATCTGCCAGATTATACTGTAAACCCACACAGCCTATCTGCCAGATTATACTGTAAACCCACACAGCCTATCTGCCAGATTATACTGCAAACCCGCACAGCCTATCTGCCAGATTATACTGTAAACCAGCACAGCCTATCTGCCAGATTATACTGTAAACCAACACAGCCTATCTGCCAGATTATACTGTAAACCCACACAGCCTATCTGCCAGATTATACTGTAAACCCGCACAGCCTATCTGCCAGATTATACTGTAAACCTGCACAGCCTATCTGCCAGATTATACTGTAAACCCACACAGCCTATCTGCCAGATTATACTGTAAACCTGCACAGCCTATCTGCCAGATTATACTGTAATCTAACGGTAGGCCCGTGCGTAGGCCTGtgttcgcatatgatgatctgataatcgatttaTACATCCAAAGatctatttttttaaattaaaataatttttttcatttcccccagtgaacttttacccccgcctcgtcactgaattcacgcaggcgtgctcggtctaactaactgtaaaacaatatggcgtcggacagtgccggtaacgacgatagtcaaatcggaaatctaaaaacagaaggacagtttatccagtgtcagtgactatttacagttagtccatgtcactgacagtttacccagtgtttttacagttttaaaaagtttaaaatgttgttgtaacgttgggcgcaatgcgatggacgagacagaatcctttgcactttccaaatcgttacgtttattacatttaccgaagcgcagacagcgcacataaaacacgtttacatagaacatgtgtgactcaaacaacgacgagcacaggacattgcgcaaacgcacattaaatagacaaaccacataaaccccacgtgatgacgagacgagccacaggtgagacggattatcacaagacgcaaccgcacccacggagatacacagacgcagaagacgtaaacacacgcccaaaagcgAGGGGCCgaggtcctcaacgtgacagttctgttcttatattcgcactttaaagaaaaatacatgtttacatttatactttcagtttattaagtgtgagcacatttaaaataaaaatgtatttggtagcaacagcttttaggggaattcttaattatttcaatcataataataatgcattggttagtgtcccagtaggagtccactgttgcagatatagacacctcaaagatgtcctctgtttattgtcctggattacctttcttgaaggtagatttatg
This region includes:
- the LOC143489355 gene encoding intermembrane lipid transfer protein VPS13B-like; this encodes MFELPHLVMQATHAQMLLLKFWWESWSYSTGSGVTPSVSEPLISEVFRTPGGKSASVAPTVEGVCTECGAEGVSEGHGLVFLWNSGSYKSGGQDVRWR